Genomic window (Nevskiales bacterium):
AAACCGATGACGCTCAACAGCCGCGACGCCGAGGACCTGGTCGCGCTGGCGAAGCGTGAGCAGCGCGTGCTCATGACCGGCCACCTGCTGCTGTTCCAGCCGGCGGTGCGCTGGATCAAGCAGTTCCTCGACAGCGGCAAGCTGGGCACGCTCTACAGCCTGCACCAGGAGCGCATGGACCTGGGCCGCGCGCAGCCGGTGGAGAACGTGCTGTGGGCGCTGGGCGTGCACGACCTGGCCGTGCTGCTGTACCTGGTCGGCGCCCATCCGCACCGCATCCGCGCCAGCGGGCACCACGTGCTGACGCCGGGCGTGGAGGACGACGTGTACGTGCACATGGAATTCCCCAGCGGCGTGCGCGCCAACCTGCACAATTCCTGGCTGTGGCCGGTCAAGCGCCGGCGCCTGGTGGTGGTCGGCTCGACCGGCATGCTGGTCTACAACGAGGTGCACCAGAAGGTGGTGCACTACCGCAAGCGCATCGGCGCGGACCTCAAGAACGTCGATGAAGGCTCCGAGCTGGTGTTCGAGGGCCACGGCCAGCCGCTGCGGCTCGAGCTGGAGCATTTCCTGGAGTGCATGCAAACCCGCGCCACGCCGCTGGCCAGCGGCGAAAGCGCGATCGAAGTCATCAAGGTGCTGGAGGCTGCCGCCGGCATGCTGGAGAACTGAGCGAATGAGCACCGACAAGAAACCGATCCCGATCCTGGACCTCAACAACGAAGTGGCGCTGCTGTGGGACGAGCTGAGCGGCGCCGTGCAGGGCGTGCTCAAGTCCGGCGCCTTCGTGCTCGGGCCCGAGGTGCAGAAATTCGAGGCCGAGGTGCAGCAGTACCTGGGCGTCAAGCACGCCATCGGCCTGAATTCCGGCACCGACGCGCTGATCATCGGCCTGCGCGCCATGGGCGTGCGGCCGGGCGACGAGGTCATCACCTCCAGCTTCAGCTTCTTCGCCACCGCCGAGGC
Coding sequences:
- a CDS encoding Gfo/Idh/MocA family oxidoreductase, with amino-acid sequence KPMTLNSRDAEDLVALAKREQRVLMTGHLLLFQPAVRWIKQFLDSGKLGTLYSLHQERMDLGRAQPVENVLWALGVHDLAVLLYLVGAHPHRIRASGHHVLTPGVEDDVYVHMEFPSGVRANLHNSWLWPVKRRRLVVVGSTGMLVYNEVHQKVVHYRKRIGADLKNVDEGSELVFEGHGQPLRLELEHFLECMQTRATPLASGESAIEVIKVLEAAAGMLEN